In a single window of the Blattabacterium cuenoti genome:
- a CDS encoding endonuclease III domain-containing protein, translating into MNFFSKKIKIIENILDFLYPNPTSTLYYINEYSLLISIILTARSKEKKVNEITKFLFTKIETPMDIIRFSIEEIKNIIKNIGLYNKKSKNIYDLSNILINKYNGIIPKNILELKSLPGVGDKTASVFLSYVSDQYLFPVDTHIHRMMFRWKLSNGKSVKQTEKDAKRVFKKQNWKKLHFQIISYAKEYSPSQRWNLKKDIIYKELFNNNLL; encoded by the coding sequence ATGAATTTTTTTTCAAAGAAAATAAAAATTATTGAAAATATATTAGATTTTTTATATCCTAATCCAACCAGTACTTTGTATTATATCAACGAATATTCTTTACTTATATCCATAATACTAACTGCCAGAAGCAAAGAAAAAAAAGTAAATGAAATAACAAAATTTTTATTTACAAAGATTGAGACTCCCATGGATATAATTCGTTTTTCTATTGAAGAAATAAAAAATATTATAAAAAATATAGGACTTTATAACAAAAAATCTAAAAATATTTATGATTTATCGAATATTTTAATAAATAAATATAATGGAATTATTCCTAAGAATATTTTGGAATTAAAGTCTTTACCCGGAGTGGGAGATAAAACGGCATCTGTTTTTTTATCTTATGTATCCGATCAATATTTATTTCCTGTAGACACTCACATTCACAGAATGATGTTTCGTTGGAAATTGAGTAATGGAAAAAGTGTAAAACAAACAGAAAAAGATGCAAAACGTGTTTTCAAAAAACAAAATTGGAAAAAATTACATTTTCAAATTATTTCTTATGCTAAAGAATATTCTCCATCTCAAAGATGGAATTTAAAAAAAGATATTATTTACAAAGAATTATTCAATAATAATTTATTATAA
- a CDS encoding DUF3127 domain-containing protein yields MEIIGIVKKLFDIQKFDSGFQKKEIVLTTEEPYPQNILIEFIQDKVNLLENIRLKDKIKVFINIRGREWTNPEGIIKYFNSIQGWKIEHYSHPNSIETSNKTSTTSLSSDDFDDLPF; encoded by the coding sequence ATGGAAATCATAGGTATAGTAAAGAAACTATTTGATATTCAAAAATTTGATAGTGGATTTCAAAAAAAAGAAATAGTTCTTACCACGGAAGAGCCATATCCTCAAAATATATTAATTGAATTCATTCAAGATAAAGTGAATTTGTTAGAGAACATAAGACTAAAAGATAAAATAAAAGTTTTCATTAACATTAGGGGAAGAGAATGGACAAATCCTGAAGGAATTATAAAATATTTTAATTCCATACAAGGATGGAAAATAGAACATTATTCTCATCCTAATTCTATAGAAACTTCAAATAAAACTTCTACTACTTCTTTATCCTCTGATGATTTTGATGATTTACCTTTTTAG
- a CDS encoding SPFH domain-containing protein — MSIFSLLFYGMLAILILSLFSSFIFIVNQETTAILERMGKFHSIRYAGLNFKLPIIDNIIGKLTLKIQQLDVLVDTKTKDNVFVKVKVSVQFKVIKDKVYEAFYKLDNSHAQITSYIFDVVRAEVPKMRLDDVFERKDHIALAVKGELEGSMLDYGYSIIKALVTDLDPDEQVKQAMNRINTAEREKVAAEYKAEAERIKIVAKAKAEAESKKLQGKGTADQRREIARGILDSVEVLNNVGINSQEASALIVVTQHYDTLQSMGESGNTNLILLPNSPGSASEMLNNMITSFNISNQIGETLKKKNNNKKN; from the coding sequence ATGAGTATTTTCAGTTTACTATTTTATGGAATGTTAGCTATTTTGATTTTATCTCTTTTTTCTAGTTTTATTTTTATAGTTAATCAAGAAACAACAGCTATTCTTGAAAGAATGGGAAAATTTCATAGTATTCGTTATGCTGGATTAAATTTTAAGCTCCCTATTATAGATAATATAATAGGAAAACTTACGTTAAAAATTCAACAATTAGATGTATTAGTAGATACGAAGACAAAAGATAATGTTTTTGTTAAAGTAAAAGTATCGGTTCAATTCAAAGTAATAAAAGATAAAGTATATGAAGCTTTTTATAAATTGGATAATTCTCATGCTCAGATTACTTCTTATATATTTGATGTTGTTAGAGCAGAAGTTCCAAAAATGCGTTTAGATGATGTTTTTGAACGAAAAGATCATATAGCTCTTGCAGTTAAAGGAGAACTGGAAGGATCCATGTTGGATTATGGATATTCGATCATAAAAGCATTAGTCACAGATCTTGATCCAGATGAACAAGTAAAACAGGCTATGAATCGTATTAATACAGCCGAAAGAGAAAAAGTTGCGGCTGAATATAAAGCAGAAGCTGAAAGGATTAAAATTGTAGCTAAAGCAAAAGCAGAAGCTGAAAGTAAAAAATTACAAGGGAAAGGAACAGCAGATCAACGTAGAGAAATAGCTAGAGGAATTCTAGATTCTGTAGAAGTATTAAATAATGTAGGAATTAATTCACAAGAAGCTTCTGCTTTGATTGTGGTTACACAACATTATGATACTCTTCAGTCTATGGGAGAAAGTGGAAATACAAATTTAATTTTATTACCGAATTCCCCAGGATCAGCTAGTGAAATGTTAAACAATATGATCACTTCATTTAATATTTCTAACCAAATTGGAGAAACTCTTAAAAAAAAGAATAATAATAAAAAAAATTAA